A single genomic interval of Fibrobacter sp. UWB13 harbors:
- a CDS encoding LrgB family protein: MFGIILTIIAFELGVTIRNKWRNPLLNPILIATILIIGFLTVTGIKYETYKVGGDYISFFLGPVTVLLAVPLYRHIQALKNNWLPILTGILVGCITSIACVIACAKIFNISKTLMLSLIPKSITIPMGSVVSEQIGGIPSITIVAIVITGITGAVTAPLVCRFFRIGNPVAQGVAIGTASHALGTTKAMEIGEVQGAMSSLSIGVAGVMTVFVTPVLLNVFG; this comes from the coding sequence ATGTTTGGAATTATTCTTACTATCATCGCTTTTGAGCTTGGCGTCACCATCCGCAACAAGTGGCGTAATCCGCTCCTCAATCCAATCCTCATCGCCACCATTCTCATCATCGGATTTTTGACCGTCACGGGAATCAAATACGAAACATACAAAGTAGGTGGCGATTACATTTCGTTCTTTCTCGGACCTGTAACTGTTTTGCTCGCCGTTCCTTTGTACAGACACATCCAGGCACTCAAAAACAACTGGCTCCCAATTTTAACAGGGATTCTCGTGGGTTGCATCACAAGCATCGCTTGCGTGATCGCTTGCGCCAAGATTTTCAACATCAGCAAGACTCTGATGCTTTCGCTCATTCCGAAGTCCATCACTATTCCTATGGGTTCCGTAGTTTCAGAGCAGATTGGCGGTATTCCGTCAATCACGATTGTGGCAATAGTCATTACGGGAATTACAGGCGCCGTGACAGCACCACTCGTTTGCAGATTTTTCCGCATCGGGAATCCGGTTGCACAAGGCGTTGCCATTGGAACCGCAAGCCACGCACTTGGAACGACAAAGGCGATGGAAATTGGTGAAGTTCAGGGCGCCATGAGCAGCTTGTCCATTGGCGTCGCAGGCGTGATGACTGTGTTCGTGACACCTGTATTGTTGAATGTGTTCGGATAA
- a CDS encoding transcription antitermination factor NusB, translating into MLTEREEAYRVLLLWLKDGSFIKESGLSPFAMELALGVCRRHLYLEYFVKSLTKKLPSLEARVILEMGLFQMFFMDVPDYAAINDCVELAKSVNLGESTARLVNAVLRTARRQGEPALPPQRVRRVSVENSVPEWLVRRWFDVYGGDRAEALAKATLERPTEWIRVNLQKTSAPVLAEKIGITGASILYDRFIEIPRDVGVKLLLALPEFVKGEFSFQNPSAFEVVKLLDLKPGLKVWDACAAPGGKTALMAEMDSSLEILASDSSASRLEKMQDLMNRLGLTNIKTEVIDLAPAQDSATSPQHSSKFDRILLDVPCSNMGVIARRPESVYRMTPESINEVAELQFKILENASAALAPGGRLVYATCSPDPTETTRVIARFVKAHPEFVKVGEPVLPGLKDSRLDGFFAQALEYKK; encoded by the coding sequence TTGCTAACGGAACGTGAAGAAGCCTATCGAGTCCTTTTGCTTTGGCTAAAAGACGGCTCGTTCATCAAGGAAAGCGGACTTTCTCCTTTTGCGATGGAACTTGCTCTGGGCGTTTGCCGCAGGCACTTGTACCTTGAATATTTCGTCAAGTCGCTCACAAAGAAATTGCCATCGCTCGAAGCCCGCGTGATTCTTGAAATGGGCCTCTTCCAGATGTTCTTTATGGACGTGCCGGATTACGCTGCAATCAATGATTGCGTGGAACTTGCGAAGTCTGTAAATCTCGGCGAGAGTACTGCGCGGCTTGTGAACGCGGTGCTTCGCACTGCTCGCCGTCAAGGCGAGCCTGCGCTTCCACCGCAGCGCGTTCGCCGCGTGAGTGTCGAGAATTCCGTGCCCGAATGGCTTGTGCGTCGTTGGTTCGATGTGTACGGAGGCGACCGCGCCGAAGCTTTGGCGAAGGCGACGCTGGAACGCCCGACCGAATGGATCCGCGTGAACTTGCAAAAGACGAGCGCTCCGGTGCTTGCCGAAAAAATCGGTATTACGGGCGCCTCGATTCTCTACGACCGCTTTATTGAAATCCCGCGTGACGTGGGCGTGAAGCTTTTGCTTGCGCTTCCGGAATTTGTGAAAGGCGAATTCTCGTTCCAGAATCCGTCTGCATTCGAAGTCGTGAAACTCCTCGACTTGAAGCCTGGCTTGAAAGTCTGGGACGCTTGCGCTGCTCCCGGCGGCAAGACCGCACTCATGGCCGAAATGGATAGCTCGCTTGAAATTCTCGCGAGCGATTCGTCCGCCTCGCGTCTCGAAAAAATGCAAGACCTGATGAACCGCCTCGGCCTTACAAACATCAAGACCGAAGTCATCGACCTTGCGCCTGCTCAAGATTCCGCGACTTCTCCGCAGCATTCGTCTAAGTTCGACCGCATTCTTCTCGATGTCCCGTGCAGCAACATGGGTGTGATCGCTCGCCGTCCGGAATCCGTCTACCGCATGACTCCAGAATCCATTAATGAAGTTGCCGAACTCCAGTTCAAGATTCTCGAAAATGCATCTGCCGCACTCGCTCCTGGCGGGCGCCTCGTGTATGCCACATGCAGCCCCGATCCGACGGAAACAACGCGAGTCATCGCACGCTTCGTCAAGGCTCATCCTGAATTTGTGAAAGTTGGCGAACCCGTTTTGCCAGGCCTCAAGGATTCCCGCCTCGACGGCTTTTTCGCACAAGCTTTGGAATACAAAAAATGA
- a CDS encoding CidA/LrgA family protein translates to MRVFLQLALILGICYAGDLIHDYTGIPVPGNILGMLILLLLLCLKIVKLDQIREVSDFFLKRLSFFFLPPAIGLMLVGDDVKSQWPLLLFLCIVITVVTMVTTGWTVQLLSKKNKNKN, encoded by the coding sequence ATGCGAGTATTTTTACAACTAGCCCTGATTTTGGGGATTTGCTACGCAGGCGACCTCATTCATGATTACACGGGCATTCCCGTCCCCGGCAACATTCTCGGAATGCTCATCCTGCTCTTGTTACTTTGCCTAAAAATCGTGAAACTCGACCAGATTCGCGAAGTGAGCGATTTCTTCTTGAAACGCCTTTCGTTCTTCTTCTTGCCGCCAGCAATTGGACTTATGCTCGTCGGCGATGACGTTAAAAGCCAGTGGCCACTGTTACTGTTCCTCTGCATCGTGATTACGGTCGTGACCATGGTAACGACCGGCTGGACCGTTCAACTTTTAAGCAAAAAGAACAAAAACAAAAATTGA
- the hisA gene encoding phosphoribosylformimino-5-aminoimidazole carboxamide ribotide isomerase: MTKFRPCIDLHDGKVKQIVGSSLSDSGAGLKTNFETDRSSAWFAELYKKDGIKGGHVIMLGKGNESAAKDALSAYPGGMQVGGGINAQNALEYIQAGASHVIVTSWIFPDGKLDRSRLDELVKTVGKEHLILDLSCKRTGMVDGKPQWKIATNRWQTIIDIEINKETLEDLAKSCDEFLIHAADVEGKQQGMDDELIKFLAENSPIPVTYAGGAKSLEDLIHCKEISNGKIDLTIGSALDLFGGKGVKYDDCVKFNKAQG, from the coding sequence ATGACGAAGTTTAGACCGTGCATTGACTTGCACGATGGCAAGGTAAAGCAGATCGTCGGCAGTTCACTCTCCGACAGCGGAGCGGGACTCAAGACAAATTTTGAAACAGACAGATCATCCGCATGGTTTGCCGAACTCTACAAGAAAGACGGCATCAAGGGCGGACACGTGATTATGCTTGGCAAGGGAAACGAGAGCGCGGCAAAGGACGCGCTTTCGGCGTATCCAGGGGGCATGCAAGTTGGCGGTGGCATCAACGCCCAGAACGCTTTGGAGTACATCCAGGCAGGCGCTTCGCACGTGATTGTGACGAGCTGGATTTTTCCGGACGGAAAACTCGACCGTTCGCGCCTTGACGAACTTGTAAAGACGGTCGGCAAGGAACACCTGATTTTGGACTTGAGCTGCAAGCGCACCGGCATGGTCGATGGCAAGCCGCAATGGAAGATTGCCACTAACCGCTGGCAGACGATTATCGATATCGAAATCAACAAGGAAACACTCGAAGACCTCGCCAAGAGCTGTGATGAATTCTTGATTCACGCAGCCGATGTCGAAGGCAAGCAGCAGGGCATGGACGACGAACTCATCAAGTTCCTCGCCGAGAATAGCCCGATTCCTGTGACGTATGCAGGTGGTGCAAAATCGCTTGAAGACCTGATTCATTGCAAAGAAATTTCGAATGGCAAGATTGACCTTACCATTGGTAGTGCTTTAGACTTGTTCGGTGGCAAAGGAGTGAAGTATGACGACTGCGTCAAGTTCAACAAAGCTCAAGGCTAG
- the fmt gene encoding methionyl-tRNA formyltransferase, translating into MKIVFMGTPAFAAQFLEHLVASDNEVLAVVTQPDRPAGRGRVLTPPPVKEAALKHNLPVLQPTDLKSPEFEADLRKYDADLYVVVAYSILPKNILGITKFGAVNVHGSLLPKYRGAAPVQRAIADGLKETGVTVFRLDEKMDHGPILAQRTVVIDHQDTTASLLDKMVAPGCDALDDALNQLKNGCEKDLTQDHAQASGAPKIKKEEGLIDFNLPARTIHDRIRAFNPWPGGYGKLGGRMVYLRQTDTPENGPKLAPGVVEFKDNRLFIGTGEGVLEVIEIQAEGKKPMPVADFMRGIQKREGLQFC; encoded by the coding sequence ATGAAAATTGTATTTATGGGAACGCCCGCGTTTGCGGCTCAATTCTTGGAGCACCTTGTTGCTTCCGATAACGAAGTTTTAGCTGTTGTCACACAGCCCGATCGCCCGGCAGGCCGTGGCCGCGTGCTTACGCCTCCGCCTGTGAAAGAGGCTGCGCTCAAGCACAATTTGCCGGTCTTGCAGCCGACGGACTTGAAGTCTCCTGAATTCGAAGCAGACCTCCGCAAGTACGATGCCGACCTTTATGTCGTCGTGGCGTATTCCATCTTGCCCAAGAATATTTTGGGCATCACGAAGTTTGGTGCCGTGAACGTTCACGGTAGTTTGCTCCCGAAGTACCGCGGAGCCGCTCCGGTGCAGCGTGCTATTGCCGATGGCCTCAAGGAAACTGGCGTGACTGTTTTCCGCCTGGACGAAAAGATGGACCATGGTCCGATTCTTGCACAGCGCACGGTCGTGATTGACCATCAGGACACAACCGCAAGCTTGCTCGACAAAATGGTCGCTCCGGGTTGCGATGCCTTGGACGATGCTTTGAACCAGCTCAAGAACGGTTGCGAAAAGGATTTGACGCAAGACCACGCTCAGGCAAGTGGTGCTCCGAAAATCAAGAAAGAAGAAGGCTTGATCGATTTCAATTTGCCGGCACGCACGATTCACGATCGCATCCGCGCGTTTAATCCGTGGCCGGGTGGCTATGGAAAGCTCGGTGGCCGCATGGTGTACTTGCGCCAGACGGATACTCCCGAAAACGGTCCGAAGCTTGCTCCGGGTGTTGTCGAATTCAAGGACAATCGACTTTTTATTGGCACTGGCGAAGGCGTTCTCGAAGTGATTGAAATCCAGGCCGAAGGCAAAAAGCCGATGCCTGTAGCAGACTTTATGCGAGGCATTCAAAAGCGCGAGGGACTTCAATTTTGCTAA
- a CDS encoding glycosyltransferase, with product MTTASSSTKLKASDKLDSRPAIFGRKVTSTFRKIFSFDHRPPGNIRTCWIPPLVFFTPIINLPKLLKLRFYLKKERQKRDPDDVRILFYSDNLDETNGIANNLRNVIPYMRAHGMKAYLAGSAFNTRPCGVIENSYCILLPRLFSMEQLGYANSELAIPRISPALRLLKRYPIDMIELETPSPGAWVVCLCAWIAGIKVFSHYRTDVPTYAKTLVKAKWMHTYVLWLMRIFYWMARPVISPCDDYADILQKDLKVPANQVQILPRGLPLDRFSPTLRGKGAWEKFGNERTKRPVRFAFIGRISKEKNLEFLNSVWSKFSAKHDDVELMYVGYGWYLEEIKKQFKDNPSVCFAGEQGGEMLASLYADADFFLFPSTTDTFGNVVVEAMSTGTPAIVSNYGGPHDIVQDDSCGRILPIDETKWLETLEECRTIKLEKPELYEQMRIDCHKRSERYTLASSTKTQFEFFRKLKREVYGI from the coding sequence ATGACGACTGCGTCAAGTTCAACAAAGCTCAAGGCTAGCGACAAGCTCGATTCTCGCCCGGCAATTTTTGGTCGAAAGGTCACGAGCACCTTCCGCAAGATTTTCTCGTTTGACCACAGACCGCCCGGAAACATCCGCACTTGCTGGATCCCACCTCTAGTGTTTTTTACGCCAATTATAAATTTGCCGAAACTCTTGAAGTTGCGTTTTTATTTGAAGAAAGAACGCCAAAAGAGAGATCCGGACGATGTGCGCATTCTGTTTTACTCGGACAATCTGGACGAGACGAACGGCATTGCGAACAACTTGAGGAACGTGATTCCGTACATGCGTGCACACGGCATGAAGGCTTACCTCGCCGGCAGTGCATTCAACACCCGCCCATGCGGTGTCATTGAAAACAGCTACTGCATTTTGTTGCCGCGCCTGTTCAGCATGGAACAGCTCGGGTACGCGAATAGCGAACTTGCCATTCCGCGCATTTCACCGGCACTGAGATTGCTCAAGCGCTACCCGATTGACATGATTGAACTGGAAACCCCGAGCCCTGGCGCTTGGGTCGTTTGCCTATGTGCATGGATTGCAGGCATCAAGGTCTTTAGCCACTACCGCACCGACGTGCCGACTTACGCAAAAACGCTTGTAAAAGCGAAGTGGATGCACACGTACGTGCTCTGGCTCATGCGCATTTTCTACTGGATGGCGCGCCCGGTCATTAGCCCTTGCGATGACTATGCAGACATTCTGCAAAAGGACTTGAAGGTCCCTGCAAACCAGGTGCAGATTCTCCCCCGCGGACTCCCGCTCGATCGTTTTTCGCCGACATTGCGCGGTAAAGGTGCATGGGAAAAGTTCGGCAACGAACGCACCAAGAGACCCGTGCGATTTGCATTTATCGGTAGAATTTCCAAAGAAAAGAATCTGGAATTTTTGAACTCCGTGTGGAGCAAGTTCTCAGCCAAGCACGACGACGTGGAACTCATGTACGTGGGCTACGGTTGGTATCTCGAAGAAATCAAGAAGCAGTTCAAAGACAATCCGAGTGTTTGCTTTGCAGGCGAACAGGGCGGCGAGATGCTCGCAAGCCTTTATGCGGATGCGGACTTTTTCTTGTTCCCAAGCACGACAGACACGTTCGGAAACGTAGTCGTGGAAGCGATGTCTACAGGCACACCCGCAATTGTAAGCAATTACGGCGGTCCGCACGACATTGTGCAGGACGACAGTTGCGGACGCATTTTGCCAATTGATGAAACAAAGTGGTTGGAAACGCTCGAAGAATGCCGAACCATCAAGCTTGAGAAGCCGGAACTCTACGAACAGATGCGCATCGACTGCCACAAGCGCAGCGAACGCTACACGCTTGCAAGCTCGACCAAAACGCAGTTCGAGTTCTTTAGAAAGCTCAAACGAGAAGTGTACGGGATTTAA
- a CDS encoding A/G-specific adenine glycosylase, whose product MTPDSLKRLREWFRANAAELPWRPADLDAPRDPYAVWISETMLQQTQVSTVRDYFIRWMKQFPNVETLAQAEEAEVFKYWQGLGYYSRARNILKTAKIVAGLRQSKGPCKMPETRKELEALPGIGAYTAGAILSLAYHQREAILDGNLVRIFSRLYELDFLPTDKGKIIDCHASLQEARNDVQVSTARELAHALEKRSSHGTKCNDVRASEIYWEYARKVADSPKAYMHNEALMELGRTVCKTKSPLCETCPLHKECRAFLDGRTAEFPPAKKRTEKSWHGTVLVIESADEKILAVNGGQKFLDKQLALPHFESARHATVALPAKAEDYINADDVESLKHCGTFRHSITVHKIECDVLHVQLSTKAKSAHLPKPTANSDKPTVFEWIEKAKALETFANSFSLKALKKCL is encoded by the coding sequence ATGACTCCAGATTCGTTAAAACGTTTGCGCGAGTGGTTCAGGGCGAACGCGGCAGAATTGCCGTGGAGGCCTGCGGACTTGGATGCGCCCCGTGATCCGTATGCGGTATGGATTAGCGAAACGATGTTGCAGCAAACGCAGGTTTCGACGGTCAGGGATTATTTTATACGATGGATGAAGCAGTTCCCAAATGTGGAAACGCTAGCCCAGGCAGAAGAAGCCGAGGTCTTTAAGTATTGGCAGGGGCTTGGGTATTATAGCCGCGCTAGGAATATATTGAAGACGGCGAAAATCGTCGCAGGCCTTCGACAAAGCAAAGGACCCTGCAAGATGCCCGAGACGCGCAAGGAATTGGAAGCGTTGCCGGGAATTGGAGCGTACACGGCGGGCGCCATTTTAAGCCTCGCCTACCACCAGAGAGAAGCGATTCTGGACGGGAATCTCGTTAGGATTTTTAGCCGATTGTACGAGCTTGATTTTTTGCCGACTGACAAAGGAAAAATTATAGATTGCCACGCCTCCTTACAGGAGGCTCGCAATGACGTGCAAGTTTCGACAGCGCGGGAGCTTGCACACGCATTGGAGAAACGCAGCAGTCATGGCACGAAGTGCAATGACGTGAGAGCAAGCGAGATTTATTGGGAATATGCGCGGAAAGTGGCGGATTCTCCGAAGGCCTACATGCACAACGAAGCTCTGATGGAGCTTGGACGAACAGTTTGCAAGACAAAGTCTCCGCTCTGCGAAACATGCCCGCTCCATAAAGAATGCCGCGCATTCTTGGATGGTCGCACAGCAGAATTTCCACCCGCAAAAAAACGCACCGAAAAAAGCTGGCACGGGACAGTGCTCGTTATCGAGAGTGCGGACGAAAAAATTTTAGCCGTAAACGGCGGGCAAAAATTCTTGGACAAGCAACTGGCGCTACCGCATTTTGAAAGTGCTCGCCATGCAACCGTTGCACTCCCCGCCAAAGCAGAAGATTACATCAACGCCGACGATGTCGAATCGTTAAAGCATTGCGGAACATTCCGCCATAGCATCACGGTGCATAAAATCGAATGCGATGTATTGCACGTGCAACTTTCAACAAAAGCAAAATCAGCACATTTGCCAAAGCCAACAGCCAATAGTGACAAGCCGACCGTATTTGAATGGATTGAAAAAGCGAAAGCCTTGGAGACTTTCGCTAATTCATTCAGCTTAAAAGCACTAAAGAAATGTCTTTAG